One window from the genome of Streptomyces cadmiisoli encodes:
- a CDS encoding VOC family protein, whose translation MRHDTTPASRSAEVLSTHHIYGAPCWVSLTSRDVRATEEFYTAVLGWQWRKAKLGDHFRIALADGSPVAGIAAVAAMWQMAVAWTPYFAVRSADEAVGRAQERGGTAAVGPISLPPGRAALLADRDGATFGIWEGALVPNWERWRRSAPAFIRLHTRDAFDAAIFYGEVLGWASAPQGCCEVTYEGDEVVLRSHGDVMARIESGALGAAPDPTIRPHWQVHFTVSDVAACARAAEAHGGSVLRETDDEAILRDADGAQFTVTSHRSP comes from the coding sequence ATGAGACACGACACGACGCCCGCCTCTCGCTCGGCGGAAGTCCTCTCCACGCACCACATCTACGGTGCGCCCTGCTGGGTCAGCCTGACCAGCCGCGACGTGCGGGCCACCGAGGAGTTCTACACGGCCGTCCTGGGCTGGCAGTGGCGCAAGGCCAAACTCGGTGACCATTTCCGGATCGCCCTGGCGGACGGCTCGCCGGTCGCCGGGATCGCGGCGGTGGCCGCGATGTGGCAGATGGCGGTGGCCTGGACGCCGTACTTCGCGGTCCGCAGCGCCGACGAGGCCGTGGGCCGGGCCCAGGAGCGGGGCGGTACGGCGGCCGTCGGGCCGATCTCCCTGCCGCCGGGCCGGGCGGCCCTGCTGGCCGACCGGGACGGTGCGACCTTCGGCATCTGGGAGGGGGCGCTCGTCCCCAACTGGGAGAGGTGGCGCCGCTCCGCACCGGCCTTCATCCGGCTGCACACCCGTGACGCCTTCGACGCCGCGATCTTCTACGGGGAGGTGCTCGGCTGGGCCTCCGCGCCGCAGGGGTGCTGCGAGGTGACCTACGAGGGCGACGAGGTGGTCCTGCGCAGCCACGGGGACGTGATGGCCCGGATCGAGTCGGGCGCGCTGGGAGCCGCCCCGGACCCCACCATCCGTCCGCACTGGCAGGTCCACTTCACGGTCAGCGACGTCGCGGCGTGCGCCCGGGCCGCGGAGGCCCATGGCGGCAGCGTCCTGCGCGAGACGGACGACGAGGCGATCCTGCGCGACGCCGACGGTGCGCAGTTCACCGTGACGTCGCACCGGTCGCCGTGA
- the treS gene encoding maltose alpha-D-glucosyltransferase translates to MTVNEPVPDTFEDTPAQDRDPDWFKRAVFYEVLVRSFQDSNGDGVGDLKGLTAKLDYLQWLGVDCLWLPPFFKSPLRDGGYDVSDYTAVLPEFGDLADFVEFVDAAHQRGMRVIIDFVMNHTSDQHPWFQESRKDPDGPYGDYYMWADDDKQYQDARIIFVDTEASNWTFDPVRKQYFFHRFFSHQPDLNYENPAVQEEILAALRFWLDLGIDGFRLDAVPYLYAEEGTNCENLPPTHQFLKRVRREIDTMYPDTVLLAEANQWPEDVVDYFGDFGSGGDECHMAFHFPVMPRIFMAVRRESRYPVSEILAKTPAIPTSCQWGIFLRNHDELTLEMVTDEERDYMYAEYAKDPRMRANIGIRRRLAPLLDNDRHTIELFSALLLSLPGSPILYYGDEIGMGDNIWLGDRDAVRTPMQWTPDRNAGFSSCDPGRLSLPTIMDPVYGYQVTNVEASMSSPSSLLHWTRRMIEIRKQNPAFGLGSYTELQSSNPAVLAFLREYEDDLVLCVSNFARFAQPTELDLREFAGRHPVELFGGVRFPAIGELPYLLTLGGHGFYWFRLVRVASRIGRRQ, encoded by the coding sequence ATGACCGTCAACGAGCCCGTCCCGGACACCTTCGAGGACACCCCGGCCCAGGACCGGGACCCGGATTGGTTCAAACGCGCCGTGTTCTACGAGGTCCTCGTCAGGTCCTTCCAGGACAGCAACGGCGACGGCGTCGGCGACCTCAAGGGCCTGACCGCCAAACTCGACTACCTCCAGTGGCTCGGCGTGGACTGCCTCTGGCTCCCCCCGTTCTTCAAGTCACCCCTGCGTGACGGCGGCTACGACGTCTCCGACTACACCGCCGTACTGCCCGAGTTCGGCGACCTCGCCGACTTCGTGGAGTTCGTCGACGCCGCCCACCAGCGCGGCATGCGCGTCATCATCGACTTCGTCATGAACCACACCAGCGACCAGCACCCGTGGTTCCAGGAGTCCCGCAAGGACCCCGACGGCCCCTACGGCGACTACTACATGTGGGCCGACGACGACAAGCAGTACCAGGACGCCCGCATCATCTTCGTCGACACCGAGGCCTCCAACTGGACCTTCGACCCGGTCCGCAAGCAGTACTTCTTCCACCGGTTCTTCTCCCACCAGCCCGACCTCAACTACGAGAACCCGGCCGTGCAGGAGGAGATCCTGGCCGCCCTGCGGTTCTGGCTGGACCTGGGCATCGACGGATTCCGGCTGGACGCGGTGCCCTACCTTTACGCCGAGGAGGGCACCAACTGCGAGAACCTGCCGCCCACGCACCAGTTCCTCAAGCGGGTCCGCCGTGAGATCGACACGATGTACCCGGACACGGTGCTGCTGGCGGAGGCCAACCAGTGGCCGGAGGACGTGGTCGACTACTTCGGCGACTTCGGCTCCGGCGGCGACGAGTGCCACATGGCCTTCCACTTCCCGGTCATGCCGCGCATCTTCATGGCGGTCCGCCGCGAGTCCCGCTACCCGGTCTCCGAGATCCTCGCCAAGACACCCGCCATCCCCACCAGTTGCCAGTGGGGCATCTTCCTGCGCAACCACGACGAGCTCACCCTCGAAATGGTCACCGACGAAGAACGCGACTACATGTACGCGGAGTACGCCAAGGACCCGCGCATGCGCGCCAACATCGGCATCCGCCGCAGGCTCGCCCCCCTGCTGGACAACGACCGCCACACGATCGAACTGTTCTCGGCGCTGCTGCTGTCCCTGCCGGGCAGCCCGATCCTGTACTACGGCGACGAGATCGGCATGGGGGACAACATCTGGCTCGGCGACCGCGACGCGGTGCGCACCCCCATGCAGTGGACGCCGGACCGCAACGCCGGCTTCTCGTCGTGCGACCCCGGCCGGCTCTCCCTGCCGACGATCATGGACCCGGTCTACGGCTACCAGGTCACCAACGTCGAGGCGTCCATGTCGTCGCCGTCGTCGCTGCTGCACTGGACCCGCCGCATGATCGAGATCCGCAAGCAGAACCCCGCCTTCGGCCTCGGCTCGTACACCGAACTCCAGTCCTCCAACCCCGCGGTGCTCGCCTTCCTGCGGGAGTACGAGGACGACCTGGTGCTGTGTGTGAGCAACTTCGCCCGTTTCGCCCAGCCGACCGAGCTGGATCTGCGCGAGTTCGCCGGGCGCCATCCGGTCGAGCTGTTCGGCGGGGTCCGCTTCCCCGCCATCGGCGAACTGCCCTACCTGCTGACCCTCGGGGGCCACGGCTTCTACTGGTTCCGGCTCGTCCGCGTCGCCTCTCGCATCGGCCGCCGACAGTGA
- the glgX gene encoding glycogen debranching protein GlgX — MPAWSGHPYPLGAHHDGNGTNFALFSEVAERVELVLVDDRGRHREVPLTEVDGFVWHCYLPGVGPGQRYGYRVHGPWHPAMGQRCNPAKLLLDPYATAVDGQIDNHPSLYERSASGPDPADSAGHTMLGVVTDAAFDWGDDRAPQRSYADTVIYEAHVRGLSRTHPDVPPELRGTYAGLAHPAVVEHLVSLGVTAVELMPVHQFVQDGHLQDRGLSNYWGYNTIGYFAPHNAYAAHGSRGLQVAEFKSMVKALHAAGLEVILDVVYNHTAEGSEKGPTLSFRGIDNASYYRLVDGDWGHYYDTTGTGNSLLMRHPYVLQLIMDSLRYWVTEMHVDGFRFDLAATLARQFHEVDRLSAFFDLIQQDPVISRVKLIAEPWDVGEGGYQVGNFPPLWSEWNGKYRDAVRDFWRGEEHTLGEFASRLTGSSDLYQHSRRRPRASVNFVTAHDGFTLRDLVSYNDKHNEANGEGNRDGESVNRSWNCGAEGETRDPAVLELRGRQQRNFLATLLLSQGIPMLGHGDEIGRTQRGNNNAYCQDNEVSWIDWRLTDTQRELRDFTRYVIALRAAHPVLRRRRFFRGETVTHAGQPLPDLVWLLPDAGEMTDQDWRRSDAHSVGVFLNGDAIAEPDAHGRRVTDDSFLLLLNSYWEPMDFRLPDVTYGERWTALIDTADPQGTPDEREHKGGTLVPVEARSLVLLSRPSRNAG, encoded by the coding sequence GTGCCGGCCTGGAGCGGGCACCCCTATCCGCTGGGTGCCCACCACGACGGCAACGGGACGAACTTCGCCCTGTTCAGCGAGGTCGCCGAACGGGTCGAGCTGGTCCTGGTCGACGACCGCGGACGGCACCGCGAGGTCCCGCTGACCGAGGTCGACGGCTTCGTCTGGCACTGCTACCTGCCCGGCGTCGGACCCGGGCAGCGCTACGGCTACCGGGTGCACGGTCCCTGGCACCCGGCCATGGGCCAGCGGTGCAACCCGGCCAAGCTGCTGCTCGACCCGTACGCCACGGCCGTCGACGGGCAGATCGACAACCACCCCTCGCTGTACGAGCGTTCGGCGAGCGGCCCCGACCCGGCGGACAGCGCCGGGCACACCATGCTGGGCGTGGTGACCGACGCGGCGTTCGACTGGGGCGACGACCGGGCGCCGCAGCGGTCGTACGCCGACACGGTGATCTACGAGGCGCATGTGCGGGGGCTGAGCCGCACCCACCCGGACGTGCCGCCCGAGCTGCGCGGCACCTACGCCGGACTCGCCCACCCCGCCGTCGTCGAGCATCTGGTCTCGCTGGGCGTGACCGCGGTGGAACTGATGCCGGTGCACCAGTTCGTGCAGGACGGTCACCTTCAGGACCGGGGCCTGTCCAACTACTGGGGCTACAACACGATCGGCTACTTCGCGCCGCACAACGCCTACGCCGCGCACGGGTCGCGGGGCCTGCAGGTCGCCGAGTTCAAGTCGATGGTCAAGGCGCTGCACGCGGCCGGGCTCGAAGTGATCCTCGACGTGGTCTACAACCACACCGCCGAGGGCAGCGAGAAGGGCCCGACGCTGTCGTTCCGCGGCATCGACAACGCCTCGTACTACCGCCTGGTGGACGGCGACTGGGGGCACTACTACGACACCACCGGCACCGGCAACAGCCTGCTGATGCGGCATCCCTACGTCCTTCAGCTGATCATGGACTCGCTGCGGTACTGGGTCACCGAGATGCACGTCGACGGCTTCCGCTTCGACCTCGCGGCCACGCTGGCCCGGCAGTTCCACGAGGTGGACCGGCTGTCGGCGTTCTTCGACCTGATCCAGCAGGACCCGGTGATCAGCAGGGTCAAGCTCATCGCCGAGCCGTGGGACGTGGGGGAGGGCGGCTACCAGGTCGGCAACTTCCCGCCGCTGTGGTCTGAGTGGAACGGCAAGTACCGCGACGCCGTACGGGACTTCTGGCGGGGCGAGGAGCACACGCTGGGGGAGTTCGCCTCCCGCCTGACCGGCTCCTCCGACCTGTACCAGCACAGCCGGCGCCGACCGCGCGCCAGCGTCAACTTCGTCACCGCGCACGACGGGTTCACCCTGCGCGACCTGGTGTCGTACAACGACAAGCACAACGAGGCCAACGGCGAGGGCAACCGGGACGGCGAGAGCGTCAACCGGTCCTGGAACTGCGGTGCCGAGGGCGAGACGCGCGACCCGGCGGTCCTGGAGCTGCGCGGCCGCCAGCAGCGCAACTTCCTCGCCACGCTGCTGCTGTCGCAGGGCATCCCCATGCTCGGCCACGGTGACGAGATCGGCCGCACCCAGCGAGGCAACAACAACGCCTACTGCCAGGACAACGAGGTCTCCTGGATCGACTGGCGGCTCACCGACACCCAGCGCGAGCTGCGGGACTTCACGCGCTACGTCATCGCCCTGCGCGCCGCGCACCCCGTACTGCGCCGCCGCCGCTTCTTCCGGGGCGAGACGGTGACGCACGCGGGACAGCCGCTGCCCGACCTGGTGTGGCTGCTGCCCGACGCCGGCGAGATGACCGACCAGGACTGGCGGCGCTCCGACGCGCACTCCGTCGGCGTCTTCCTCAACGGCGACGCCATCGCCGAACCCGACGCCCACGGACGCCGCGTGACCGACGACTCCTTCCTGCTGCTCCTCAACAGCTACTGGGAGCCGATGGACTTCCGGCTGCCCGACGTCACGTACGGCGAACGCTGGACGGCCCTGATCGACACGGCCGATCCGCAGGGCACCCCGGACGAGCGGGAGCACAAGGGCGGCACCCTCGTACCGGTCGAGGCGCGCAGTCTCGTCCTGCTCTCGCGGCCGTCGCGCAACGCGGGCTGA
- a CDS encoding DUF5133 domain-containing protein has product MLLPARAEVARQLRRYRAWERVMLASPADLAVRATFEDSGYTLCVLMGKRCAREAAEAAEHYLRAGQAGYLREQLGRPRRRRVHRRGPPAGRRSRAGL; this is encoded by the coding sequence ATGCTGCTACCCGCCAGAGCCGAAGTCGCCCGGCAACTGCGGCGTTACCGGGCCTGGGAACGCGTGATGCTGGCCTCCCCCGCCGACCTCGCGGTGCGAGCCACCTTCGAGGACTCCGGCTACACCCTCTGCGTGCTGATGGGAAAGCGCTGCGCACGCGAGGCCGCCGAGGCGGCCGAGCACTATCTGCGCGCCGGCCAGGCCGGTTATCTGCGTGAGCAGTTGGGCCGTCCACGCCGCCGTCGTGTCCATCGGCGAGGCCCCCCTGCGGGCAGGCGTTCCCGGGCGGGGCTGTAG
- a CDS encoding alpha-1,4-glucan--maltose-1-phosphate maltosyltransferase, with the protein MSTTEAIGRIPVRDVHPAVECGRRPAKAVTGETFQVTATVFREGHDAVAANVVLRDPEGRAGPWTPMRELAPGTDRWGAEVTPDAEGHWTYTVEAWSDPLTTWRRIARIKVPAGIDTGLVLEEGADLYERASREVPEPAARALVLAAAETLRDDSLPVATRLAAALTPQVSGVLARYPLRESVTASDPLPLLVERERALFGSWYEFFPRSEGTAERPHGTFRTAARRLPAIAAMGFDVVYLPPVHPIGSTFRKGRNNSLSPTPEDVGVPWAIGSPEGGHDALHPALGTIEDFDRFVARAAALGLEVALDFALQCSPDHPWVDKHPEWFHHRPDGSIAYAENPPKKYQDIYPVAFDRDMAGLVAETVRVLRHWMAHGVRIFRVDNPHTKPVVFWERVIADVNGTDPDVIFLAEAFTRPAMMHTLAQIGFQQSYTYFTWRNTRQELTEYLTELSGEAASYMRPNFFVNTPDILHAYLQHGGRPAFEVRAVLAATLSPTWGVYSGYELCENTPLRDGGEEYLDSEKYQLKPRDWDAAEREGRTIAPLITTLNTIRREHPALRRLRNLHFHRTDNDALIAYSKRTGADTVLVVANLDPHHTQEATVSLDMPQLGLDRYESVPVRDELTGETYHWGSTNYVRLDPGRAPAHVFHVQRSPASPQNGGSAAS; encoded by the coding sequence ATGAGTACGACCGAGGCCATCGGCCGCATCCCCGTCCGGGACGTCCACCCGGCGGTGGAGTGCGGCAGGCGTCCGGCGAAGGCAGTCACGGGCGAGACGTTCCAGGTCACCGCGACCGTGTTCCGTGAGGGACACGACGCGGTCGCGGCCAACGTCGTGCTGCGGGACCCGGAGGGCCGGGCCGGGCCGTGGACGCCGATGCGCGAACTCGCCCCCGGCACCGACCGCTGGGGCGCCGAGGTGACGCCGGACGCCGAGGGACACTGGACCTACACCGTGGAGGCGTGGAGCGATCCGCTCACCACCTGGCGCCGGATCGCCCGGATCAAGGTGCCCGCGGGCATCGACACCGGGCTGGTCCTCGAAGAGGGCGCCGATCTGTACGAGCGGGCCTCGCGGGAGGTGCCGGAGCCCGCGGCGCGGGCGCTGGTGCTGGCGGCGGCCGAAACGCTACGGGACGACTCGCTGCCGGTCGCGACCCGCCTCGCGGCGGCGTTGACGCCGCAGGTGTCGGGTGTCCTGGCGCGGTATCCGCTGCGGGAGTCGGTGACAGCGTCGGATCCGTTGCCGTTGCTGGTGGAGCGGGAGCGGGCGCTGTTCGGGTCGTGGTACGAGTTCTTCCCGCGTTCCGAGGGCACCGCGGAGCGGCCGCACGGGACGTTCCGGACCGCGGCGCGCCGGCTGCCCGCGATCGCGGCGATGGGGTTCGACGTGGTGTACCTGCCGCCGGTGCATCCCATCGGCAGCACGTTCCGCAAGGGCCGCAACAACTCGCTGTCGCCCACGCCGGAGGACGTGGGGGTGCCCTGGGCGATCGGTTCGCCGGAGGGCGGGCACGACGCGCTGCATCCGGCGCTGGGCACGATCGAGGACTTCGACCGGTTCGTGGCCCGGGCTGCGGCGCTGGGGCTGGAGGTGGCGCTGGACTTCGCGTTGCAGTGCTCGCCGGACCATCCGTGGGTGGACAAGCATCCGGAGTGGTTCCACCACCGCCCGGACGGGTCGATCGCGTACGCGGAGAACCCGCCGAAGAAGTACCAGGACATCTACCCCGTCGCGTTCGACCGGGACATGGCGGGGCTGGTGGCGGAGACGGTGCGGGTGCTGCGGCACTGGATGGCGCACGGGGTGCGGATCTTCCGGGTGGACAATCCGCACACCAAGCCGGTGGTGTTCTGGGAGCGGGTGATCGCGGACGTCAACGGCACCGACCCGGACGTGATCTTCCTGGCGGAGGCGTTCACCCGGCCCGCGATGATGCACACGCTGGCGCAGATCGGCTTCCAGCAGTCGTACACCTACTTCACCTGGCGCAACACACGTCAGGAACTGACGGAGTACCTGACCGAACTGTCGGGGGAGGCCGCCTCCTACATGCGGCCCAACTTCTTCGTCAACACGCCCGACATCCTGCACGCCTACCTCCAGCACGGCGGGCGTCCCGCCTTCGAGGTCCGGGCCGTGCTCGCCGCCACCCTCTCGCCCACCTGGGGCGTGTACTCGGGCTACGAACTGTGCGAGAACACCCCGCTGCGGGACGGCGGCGAGGAATACCTCGACTCGGAGAAATACCAGCTCAAACCCCGTGACTGGGACGCCGCCGAACGCGAGGGCCGCACCATCGCCCCCCTGATCACCACCCTCAACACCATCCGCCGGGAGCACCCCGCGCTGCGCCGGCTCAGGAATCTCCACTTCCACCGGACCGACAACGACGCCCTCATCGCGTACAGCAAGCGCACGGGCGCCGACACCGTCCTGGTGGTCGCCAACCTCGATCCCCACCACACCCAGGAGGCCACGGTCTCATTGGACATGCCGCAACTCGGCCTGGACCGGTACGAGTCGGTACCGGTGCGCGACGAACTGACGGGTGAGACCTACCACTGGGGCAGCACCAACTATGTGCGCCTGGACCCGGGCCGGGCTCCGGCCCATGTGTTCCACGTCCAGCGGTCGCCCGCCTCGCCGCAGAACGGAGGGTCAGCAGCGTCATGA
- the glgB gene encoding 1,4-alpha-glucan branching enzyme, whose translation MALHDTSIPEPSGPLPSAQDAARGAPPMDPADRERLLAGAHHDPHALLGAHPVPGGIAVRALRPFARSVSVLAGGERIELAPEGDGLFSCLLPAETVPDYTLLVAYGDEEHEAHDPYRFLPSLGEFDLHLIREGRHEQLWQALGAEPMTHQGVTGTRFTVWAPNARGVRVTGEFCCWDGTAFPMRSLGSSGVWELFLPGIGEGTRYKFEITSQYGGRFLKADPMARRTEVPPATASVVTAAHHEWRDQEWLAHRGDTPVHEAPFSVYEVHLPSWRPGLTYRELAEQLPAYVKDLGFTHVELMPVAEHPFGGSWGYQVTGFYAPTSRLGTPDDFRYLVDALHRAGIGVIMDWVPAHFPKDDWALARFDGDPLYEPGNAQRAEHPDWGTYEFDFGRTEVRNFLVANAVYWCEEFHIDGLRVDAVASMLYLDYSRDSGQWTPNVFGGREDLDAMAFLQEMNATLYRRVPGVVTIAEESTAWGGVTRPTESGGLGFGLKWNMGWMHDSLQYMSHEPVHRKYHHHEMTFSMIYAYSENYVLPISHDEVVHGKQALVSKMPGDWWQQRADHRAYLGFMWAHPGKQLLFMGQEFAQGGEWSEAHGPDWWLLDPEYAAEADHRGVRDLVRDLNSRYLRTPALWQRDTDPAGFQWVACDSADDNVFAFLRLDAEGEALLAVSNFSPVVRHDYRVGVPDDVPAWREVLNTDDLAYGGSGITHPDPLKSEAQKAHGRPTSIRLTLPPLATVWLRPV comes from the coding sequence GTGGCGCTGCACGACACCTCAATCCCGGAGCCCTCGGGCCCGCTCCCGTCCGCACAGGACGCGGCCCGCGGCGCACCGCCCATGGACCCGGCCGACCGCGAGCGCCTGCTGGCGGGCGCCCATCACGATCCGCACGCCCTGCTGGGCGCGCACCCCGTCCCCGGCGGGATCGCCGTACGGGCGCTGCGGCCGTTCGCCCGCTCGGTGAGCGTGCTGGCCGGCGGGGAGCGGATCGAGCTGGCCCCGGAGGGCGACGGTCTCTTCTCCTGTCTGCTCCCGGCCGAGACCGTCCCGGACTACACGCTGCTCGTCGCCTACGGGGACGAGGAGCACGAGGCCCATGACCCGTACCGGTTCCTGCCGTCCCTGGGTGAGTTCGACCTGCACCTGATCAGGGAGGGCCGGCACGAGCAGCTCTGGCAGGCGCTCGGCGCCGAGCCGATGACCCACCAGGGCGTCACCGGCACCCGCTTCACGGTGTGGGCGCCGAACGCCCGGGGCGTCCGGGTCACCGGGGAGTTCTGCTGCTGGGACGGCACGGCCTTCCCGATGCGGTCGCTCGGCTCGTCCGGTGTGTGGGAGCTGTTCCTGCCGGGCATCGGCGAGGGCACCCGGTACAAGTTCGAGATCACCTCCCAGTACGGCGGCCGGTTCCTGAAGGCGGACCCGATGGCGCGGCGCACGGAGGTGCCGCCGGCGACGGCGTCCGTGGTGACGGCCGCGCACCACGAGTGGCGGGACCAGGAGTGGCTGGCCCATCGCGGCGACACTCCGGTGCACGAGGCGCCGTTCTCGGTCTACGAGGTCCATCTGCCGTCCTGGCGGCCGGGCCTGACGTACCGCGAGCTGGCGGAGCAGTTGCCGGCGTACGTCAAGGACCTCGGCTTCACCCATGTCGAGCTGATGCCGGTGGCCGAGCACCCCTTCGGGGGCTCATGGGGCTACCAGGTCACCGGCTTCTACGCCCCGACGTCCCGGCTCGGCACCCCCGACGACTTCCGGTACCTCGTCGACGCGCTGCACCGGGCCGGCATCGGCGTGATCATGGACTGGGTGCCGGCGCACTTCCCGAAGGACGACTGGGCGCTGGCCCGGTTCGACGGGGACCCGCTGTACGAGCCCGGAAACGCGCAGCGGGCCGAGCACCCCGACTGGGGGACGTACGAGTTCGACTTCGGCCGGACCGAGGTGCGCAACTTCCTCGTCGCCAACGCCGTGTACTGGTGCGAGGAGTTCCACATCGACGGCCTGCGCGTGGACGCGGTGGCCTCCATGCTCTACCTCGACTACTCACGGGACTCGGGCCAGTGGACCCCGAACGTCTTCGGCGGTCGGGAGGACCTGGACGCGATGGCGTTCCTCCAGGAGATGAACGCGACCCTGTACCGGAGGGTGCCGGGAGTGGTGACGATCGCCGAGGAGTCCACCGCCTGGGGCGGGGTGACCCGGCCGACCGAGAGCGGCGGGCTGGGCTTCGGGCTGAAGTGGAACATGGGCTGGATGCACGACTCGCTCCAGTACATGAGCCACGAGCCGGTGCACCGCAAGTACCACCACCACGAGATGACCTTCTCGATGATCTACGCGTACAGCGAGAACTACGTGCTGCCCATCTCGCACGACGAGGTCGTCCACGGCAAGCAGGCCCTGGTGTCGAAGATGCCCGGCGACTGGTGGCAGCAGCGCGCCGACCACCGTGCGTACCTCGGCTTCATGTGGGCCCATCCGGGCAAGCAGCTCCTGTTCATGGGACAGGAGTTCGCGCAGGGCGGCGAGTGGTCGGAGGCCCACGGTCCCGACTGGTGGCTGCTCGACCCCGAGTACGCCGCCGAGGCGGACCACCGCGGCGTCCGCGACCTGGTGCGCGATCTCAACTCCCGGTACCTGCGCACCCCGGCGCTGTGGCAGCGCGACACCGACCCCGCGGGGTTCCAGTGGGTGGCGTGCGACTCGGCGGACGACAACGTCTTCGCGTTCCTGCGTCTGGACGCCGAGGGCGAGGCGCTCCTCGCGGTCAGCAACTTCTCCCCGGTGGTCCGCCACGACTACCGGGTGGGTGTCCCGGACGACGTCCCGGCCTGGCGGGAGGTCCTCAACACCGACGACCTCGCCTACGGCGGCAGTGGCATCACCCACCCCGACCCCCTCAAGTCCGAGGCGCAGAAGGCGCACGGACGCCCCACGAGCATCCGGCTGACCCTGCCGCCCCTCGCCACGGTCTGGCTGCGGCCCGTCTGA
- a CDS encoding maltokinase N-terminal cap-like domain-containing protein gives MTKTASLRPSVCGLARSMASLDGLLREWLPRQRWFAGKDRPVTDLILLSMTELFPGCLHLLVHAGHSGGHAGLAGVPSPGGTPPPGDCYQLLLGVREHPTPRLGRALIGRAQEGPLAGMTVYDALQDPRTAQLLLERLRHPGSAGPLRFEADPASPVPAGLVPRLLDAEQSNSSLIYGDAFILKVFRRIQPGVNPDLEVPGALAGQGCDRVPAPVAWFRTTQPQQATLGVLQPFLPDASDGWALALHALATGDEFTAEARELGRATAEVHLALAAAFPAGGRCENRRTAAAMAERLDAAAHSVPKLRPFVPGLRTAFSALLTCDPGPPAQRIHGDLHLGQVLRAGREWFVIDFEGEPSRPLAERRSAQSPVRDIAGMLRSFDYAARQRRPWRPRWASRCREAYCAGYAARAGWDPRTKHGLLRAYETDRAVYEVLYEARHRPDWLPVPMAAIERLAVRGD, from the coding sequence ATGACGAAGACCGCGTCCCTGCGCCCGAGCGTCTGTGGACTCGCCCGGTCCATGGCCTCGCTCGACGGGCTGCTGCGCGAGTGGCTGCCCCGCCAGCGCTGGTTCGCCGGCAAGGACCGGCCCGTCACCGACCTGATCCTGCTGTCGATGACGGAACTGTTCCCGGGGTGTCTGCATCTGCTGGTGCACGCCGGGCACTCGGGCGGACACGCGGGTCTCGCAGGAGTGCCCTCCCCCGGCGGCACTCCCCCGCCCGGTGACTGCTACCAACTGCTCCTCGGGGTCCGCGAGCACCCGACCCCGCGCCTCGGCCGGGCCCTGATCGGCCGAGCCCAGGAGGGCCCGCTGGCCGGCATGACGGTCTACGACGCCCTCCAGGACCCGCGCACGGCACAACTGCTGCTGGAACGGCTGCGCCACCCCGGCTCGGCGGGCCCGCTGCGCTTCGAGGCCGACCCGGCCAGTCCGGTGCCCGCCGGCCTGGTGCCCCGGCTGCTGGACGCCGAGCAGTCGAACTCCTCGCTGATCTACGGCGACGCGTTCATCCTGAAGGTCTTCCGCCGTATCCAGCCCGGCGTCAACCCCGATCTGGAAGTGCCGGGCGCGCTGGCCGGACAGGGCTGCGACCGGGTCCCCGCGCCCGTGGCGTGGTTCCGCACCACCCAGCCCCAGCAGGCGACGCTCGGCGTGCTGCAACCCTTCCTGCCGGACGCGTCCGACGGCTGGGCCCTGGCCCTGCACGCGCTCGCCACCGGCGACGAGTTCACCGCCGAGGCCCGCGAGCTGGGCCGGGCCACGGCGGAGGTCCATCTCGCGCTGGCCGCCGCCTTCCCGGCCGGCGGCCGCTGCGAGAACCGCCGTACGGCGGCGGCGATGGCGGAGCGGCTGGACGCCGCCGCGCACAGCGTCCCGAAGCTGCGGCCGTTCGTACCCGGACTGCGGACCGCGTTCAGCGCGCTGCTGACCTGCGATCCCGGGCCTCCGGCCCAGCGCATCCACGGAGACCTGCACCTCGGGCAGGTGCTGCGCGCGGGCCGCGAGTGGTTCGTCATCGACTTCGAGGGCGAGCCCTCCCGTCCGCTCGCCGAGCGGCGCAGCGCCCAGTCACCGGTCCGGGACATCGCCGGGATGCTGCGCTCCTTCGACTACGCGGCCCGGCAGCGCCGCCCGTGGCGTCCCCGGTGGGCGAGCCGCTGCCGCGAGGCCTACTGTGCGGGTTATGCCGCCCGGGCCGGCTGGGACCCGCGCACCAAGCACGGGCTGCTTCGTGCCTACGAGACCGACCGGGCCGTTTACGAGGTGCTCTACGAAGCCAGGCACCGTCCGGACTGGCTCCCCGTACCGATGGCGGCGATCGAACGACTCGCCGTGAGAGGAGACTGA
- a CDS encoding ANTAR domain-containing protein: MTRVPPDPGDAGDRLRELQEEVAQLKEALASHAVVDQAIGMIVALGRVTPDQGWAVLKQVSQHTNIKLRNVAELILIWGRKGELPPEIRVELEEALDRRGPRQVPGAPPE, from the coding sequence GTGACGCGAGTACCACCCGACCCCGGTGACGCCGGGGACCGGCTGCGGGAACTCCAGGAGGAAGTGGCCCAGCTGAAGGAAGCCCTCGCCTCCCATGCCGTGGTGGACCAGGCCATCGGCATGATCGTCGCCCTGGGCCGGGTCACGCCGGATCAAGGGTGGGCCGTGCTGAAGCAGGTCTCCCAGCACACGAACATCAAACTCCGCAATGTCGCGGAACTCATTCTGATCTGGGGCCGGAAGGGGGAACTGCCGCCGGAGATCCGCGTCGAGCTGGAGGAGGCGCTGGACCGGCGCGGTCCCCGACAGGTTCCCGGCGCGCCGCCCGAGTGA